Part of the Pleurocapsa minor HA4230-MV1 genome, GCGTTTATACGAAAAAATATCATAGCTTTTAATGGGGTATTGTTTATTAAAGTTTTTAAAAAGAGATTTAAACTTATTTCAGTTAACTAAGATACATTTAAAACAAGCGTTTAAAAAAATTATGCGAATCAATATTATTCCTTTTTCATTTGAAATAGATTCAGTCAGACTTGCTGGTAGCTGTATTTGGTCTCTAGCTCTTTATCTAGGTCTAGATTCAAGCAAAATGTGGATTGCTCATCAATTAGAAAGGTGGCTTAATTTCGCAGATGGATATTTGTATACTTCTACTAAGGAATTTGAAGAAACTCGTTCTGCTAGAGAGGCGCAAAATGCTTTTTATGCATCTGTGTTTAGTATTATTCCTTTTTTAATTGCGGGAGCAATAACTAATTGGGTTACTGAGATTAGCTTTGGGGGGAGTAGTTGGGCGATCGCTTTAGGGACTATGACCTGTATCATCTGCGGATTATTTGCCCTGGCTAATCAAGACTACGATCGGCATAGAGAAGAGGACTAAGATTCTGATTAACCATAATTAGTTTGCTCAATCCTCTGTTGCTCATGCGCTCTTTTAATTTATGTTTAATTTATTCGTAGAGCCAAGATTTTCTCACGGGTTCCCAATCTACTAATTCTGATTCATCAAACCAGAGTGCAACTTCTGCGGTAGCGGTTTCAGGAGCATCGGAGCCGTGAATCAAGTTACGTCCAATACTTACCCCCAGATCGCCACGGATTGAACCAGGTGCAGCAGAGACAGGGTTAGTTGCGCCAATAATATTTCTCGCAGCAGCAATTACATCTTCGCCTTCCCATACCATGGCAATGACTGGAGCAGAGATAATAAAATCAACTAAACCTTTGAAAAAAGGTCTTTCTTTGTGAACGTCATAGTGTTTTTCCGCTAGTTCACGGTCAACCTGCATCATTTTCATTCCTACCATGGTAAATCCCTTGGATTCAAAACGATGAATGATTTCTCCTGTGAGATGACGCTGTACGCCATCAGGCTTGATCATAATAAAAGTGCGTTCCATAATCTCCTCAATAATTGGTTACAAAATGTCACAAACTTTAGAGTAACCCAGATCGCTGTTGTTTTTAATTTTTTGTTGAGGAATTTAAAAACTCTGAAAAACTTTTAAAATAAAACAAATGAAAGATCTCAAACCACACCAAAGAGTAAATGATATTCTCTTAGCTCCTTTAGAAAGACCTGCTTTACAATGGCTTGTGGCCCATATGCCTGAATGGATTAACCCAGATATTCTGACAGTAATTGGTATTTTCGGAGCTGTATTAATCTTTGGTGGTTACTTTTTTTCCAACCAAAATTCAGTATTTCTTTGGGTTGCTAGTCTAGGATTTATAATCAACTGGCTTGGCGATGCTCTCGACGGTAGTTTAGCTCGTTATCGCAAAATTGAGCGCCCAAAATATGGTTTTTTTGTCGATCATACAGTGGACTCATTTAATGAAGTGTTAATTGTCCTTGGTCTTGGTCTTTCCCCCTACGTTAGTTTCAATATCGCTTGTCTGGGATTGATCGGTTATTTATTGATGTCGATCTTGGTCTATATTCGTACCTATGTAAGTGGAGTTTTTCAGCTTTCCTATGGCAAACTAGGCCCAACTGAAGTCAGAGTAATTTTGATCGTACTCAATACAACTATGTATTTCTGGGGGATCCCAGATATCAAGCTTCCTCTGGGATTAAACACCATTTATGATATTCCGATCGCAATT contains:
- a CDS encoding CDP-alcohol phosphatidyltransferase family protein, producing the protein MKDLKPHQRVNDILLAPLERPALQWLVAHMPEWINPDILTVIGIFGAVLIFGGYFFSNQNSVFLWVASLGFIINWLGDALDGSLARYRKIERPKYGFFVDHTVDSFNEVLIVLGLGLSPYVSFNIACLGLIGYLLMSILVYIRTYVSGVFQLSYGKLGPTEVRVILIVLNTTMYFWGIPDIKLPLGLNTIYDIPIAILAVVLGILYTFSSIKEAIALAKLGE
- the ndk gene encoding nucleoside-diphosphate kinase, with the protein product MERTFIMIKPDGVQRHLTGEIIHRFESKGFTMVGMKMMQVDRELAEKHYDVHKERPFFKGLVDFIISAPVIAMVWEGEDVIAAARNIIGATNPVSAAPGSIRGDLGVSIGRNLIHGSDAPETATAEVALWFDESELVDWEPVRKSWLYE